A genomic region of Raphanus sativus cultivar WK10039 chromosome 6, ASM80110v3, whole genome shotgun sequence contains the following coding sequences:
- the LOC108813222 gene encoding chlorophyll a-b binding protein CP24 10B, chloroplastic, whose translation MAMAISGAVLSGLGSSFLTGGKRSATALGSGVGTGAARVGRKTLIVAAAAASQPKKSWIPAVKGGGNFLDPEWLDGSLPGDFGFDPLGLGKDPAFLKWYREAELIHGRWAMAAVLGIFVGQAWSGVPWFEAGADPRAIAPFSFGSLLGTQLLLMGWVESKRWVDFFNPDSQSVEWATPWSRTAENFANYTGDQGYPGGRFFDPLGLAGKTRDGVYEPDREKLERLKLAEIKHSRLAMLAMLIFYFEAGQGKTPLGALGL comes from the exons ATGGCGATGGCTATCTCCGGAGCTGTGCTCAGTGGGCTTGGTTCTTCCTTCCTCACCGGAGGCAAGAGAAGTGCCACGGCACTGGGGAGCGGTGTAGGTACTGGAGCTGCGAGAGTTGGCCGGAAAACTCTGATTGTCGCTGCAGCAGCTGCTTCTCAGCCCAAGAAGTCGTGGATCCCCGCCGTTAAAGGTGGCGGCAACTTCCTCGACCCTGAATGGCTCGATGGCTC GCTACCCGGAGATTTCGGGTTCGACCCATTGGGTTTGGGGAAAGACCCGGCTTTTCTTAAATGGTACAGAGAAGCAGAGCTGATACACGGCCGGTGGGCGATGGCTGCTGTTCTTGGGATCTTCGTTGGTCAGGCTTGGAGCGGCGTGCCATGGTTCGAAGCCGGAGCTGATCCACGTGCCATCGCACCCTTCTCTTTCGGTTCGCTTCTCGGGACCCAACTGCTTCTCATGGGTTGGGTGGAGAGCAAACGGTGGGTCGACTTCTTCAACCCTGATTCTCAGTCCGTTGAGTGGGCGACGCCTTGGTCGAGGACCGCCGAGAACTTCGCAAACTACACAGGAGATCAAGGGTACCCAGGAGGGAGGTTCTTTGATCCGTTGGGTCTAGCCGGGAAGACACGGGACGGTGTTTACGAGCCAGACAGAGAGAAGCTGGAGCGGCTGAAACTTGCGGAGATTAAGCACTCTAGGCTCGCGATGCTTGCAATGCTGATCTTTTACTTTGAGGCCGGGCAGGGTAAAACGCCTCTTGGTGCACTTGGTTTGTGA
- the LOC108811895 gene encoding pollen-specific leucine-rich repeat extensin-like protein 3, producing the protein MMAPPLLGGGAPGFISTPPPVQDLPPILPPPVHDLPPILPPPVQDLPSALPPPVQDLPSLFPPPVQEFPPILPPPVQDFPQILPPPVQEFPPILPPPVQEFPPVFSTPPIVQDPPTDPIFSTPPALGEFPPQAPVFTTPPEVTNPWLPPEQPPVTSIPTIPENPIPNPDMGSNQPLVQLPPPSWDSPPFNR; encoded by the coding sequence ATGATGGCACCTCCTCTTCTAGGCGGCGGTGCTCCGGGATTCATAAGTACACCTCCGCCGGTGCAAGACCTCCCTCCTATTTTACCTCCGCCGGTTCATGATCTCCCTCCGATTTTGCCTCCACCGGTTCAAGACCTCCCTTCAGCGTTGCCTCCACCGGTTCAAGACCTCCCTTCACTATTTCCTCCACCGGTTCAAGAGTTCCCGCCTATTCTGCCACCACCGGTTCAAGACTTTCCACAGATTTTACCTCCACCGGTTCAAGAATTTCCACCGATTCTACCACCACCGGTTCAAGAGTTTCCACCGGTTTTCTCAACACCACCGATCGTACAAGATCCACCGACAGATCCAATATTCTCAACACCACCAGCTCTTGGAGAATTCCCACCGCAAGCTCCCGTCTTCACCACGCCGCCAGAAGTAACAAATCCATGGCTACCGCCAGAGCAACCGCCGGTTACGTCCATCCCAACCATACCGGAAAATCCAATTCCAAACCCGGACATGGGTTCAAATCAGCCGTTGGTTCAGCTTCCTCCACCCTCTTGGGATTCACCACCATTTAATCGTTAA